caggacagggggaggagagggcttCGTCTGTCACTCCAGTCAGCCTGAACTAAGCACAGATTCTCCAGGACCCCAGAGCCAGTCCGGCCTCCTTGCTCCGCCAAGCCACAGCTAACTCGCAAGGCAGGCAGACTACCAGAACCCCCTGCCCTGAGGGACCTTTCCTGACCACCCATCATCTAACACCAGGTTCTCCTCTCCGCAGCACATCAAGGTACTGGATGTATGACAACTGTATGGCTTCCTGCTGTTCTTCACCTCTAGTAGAATTTGCAAAGATTTTAGTTTAGACTTGATAGACTAAGAGTGATAAATGAAAAAGTTAATTTGCGAATATTCATATTTATTATTTCATTCTCTCATTACCCTATACACAAAGTAATTTATTCATGCATTTTGTTACAATATTATTATGATTACTAAAGAGGAAAACTGGGGGAAAGAACGCCAAATTGTGATAATCTCAAATTAGCTAGTATACACATGGCATAGTGTCTGACTGTGTCTCAGGTAGATTAAAAACAAACTATATATATTCTTCATGACAATTCTGTGGTGTGAAATGTGAGAAGCATTTCATCTTGCAGCTCAAAACCAGCCAGAAATGCATGTTTCACCACTGCACTTCCTCCACTGCTTACATTATGTAATGTCTGATTTTAATCTGATTAACCCAATTCTAAACTAACACGGCTAACAATTTCCTCTGCTTTCAACAGACCATGAACGAATTCGACTTAGACAACTCCTCGTTAAATTTCTTCAATGGCACGCCCTGGTTCGTCCACGAGTGCACCATCAACCTGGATAAGGACTATCAGCGGATCGCCCTGTTTCTGCTCTACCTGCTGCTGTTCATGGTGGGGCTGGCTGAAAACACCCTGGTGGTCTGGGTCAACTGGCGCCGGCGCCACTCGGCCAACGGCGTCTTGTTCTGCATCATCAATGTGAGCTTGTCGGACCTGATGGTGGTTCTGACGTTGCCCTTCTTCATGCTGGAGGTGACCATGGACAAGGTATGGCTGTGgggccgcttcctgtgtaaagtCACCCACCTCATCTACGTGGTCAACTTCTATAGCAGCACCTTCTTCCTGGCCTTCATGACCCTGGAGCGTTACCTGTCCCTGTCCAGGCCCTCGTCTCCCGCCTGCTTCCCCGTGGCCAGACGTCGCCGCTGGCTACTCTGCAGTGGTCTCTGGCTCCTCTCCCTGTTCCTGGCTCTGCTGGAGAACGTCCACATGGACCTGCTGGAGTGGGACGAGCCTGGCTGCTACATGCTGCCAGAGAACAACTACACCGAGTGGTTCGTCTCCGTCTCCTTCCTCTGCCTCATCTTCCAGTTCCTGGGCCCGGCCTCCGTCATTGTCACCTGTAACATCCTGATAGCCCGAGCGGTGCGCTCCGCTCCAGACGTGCAGGGAAGACGGGACGTCTGGCTGGTGCATGTGTACTCCCTGGTGTTTGTCCTCTGCTGGCTGCCGTACCACATGGTCTTGTTCCTGATGATGGTGGATGATCTGGACCCTCACGTGTTCAGCTGCAACACAGTGGAGGTGCT
This portion of the Coregonus clupeaformis isolate EN_2021a chromosome 24, ASM2061545v1, whole genome shotgun sequence genome encodes:
- the LOC121537405 gene encoding G-protein coupled receptor 182-like, with the protein product MNEFDLDNSSLNFFNGTPWFVHECTINLDKDYQRIALFLLYLLLFMVGLAENTLVVWVNWRRRHSANGVLFCIINVSLSDLMVVLTLPFFMLEVTMDKVWLWGRFLCKVTHLIYVVNFYSSTFFLAFMTLERYLSLSRPSSPACFPVARRRRWLLCSGLWLLSLFLALLENVHMDLLEWDEPGCYMLPENNYTEWFVSVSFLCLIFQFLGPASVIVTCNILIARAVRSAPDVQGRRDVWLVHVYSLVFVLCWLPYHMVLFLMMVDDLDPHVFSCNTVEVLYNSYSLVECLSLFHCIANPVLYNFLSKSFRTNLINAVVHYAPREGAGGSNPQDTAHNAGGPDTGKKERKHSSMSISHSDVAAL